The Shewanella algae DNA segment CCTGCAACATGTAAATCAACAGATCCTGCAGATCCGAGGTCGCGGCCAATTTACCGCACATCCCCTGGGCATAGCTGCAGCCATTACCGGCCGGGGTTCGAATGGTTTGCTCACACTGAATACAAAACACGGCATATCTCCTTTAATCATGCTTTGTTTTTGCATGTTTTAAATCAGTGTACTCTTTCATCGCTCAGACGAAAGAACGTGAGTCACAAAGCTTGAAGGGGATCACCTTAAGCGATTGCTGAACAAATGGCTTTTTGACTTCTATCTGGCTGATACAAATGAAAAAGGAGCCTAGAAGGCTCCCTTGGATAAATCGCGTTGCACCGTCGGCTGAGTTAACGGCCTTGAGATCAGTGACTCTTCATATCATTGACCGACTGCAGCATGCTGCGGCTCTCGCTGCGAAACTGTGGTGCAAAGTCACCGAACCATTCGGCCACCTCACGGAACTGGCGCACAAAGCCATCTCTGTCACCGGCCTTGAGCATAGCCAAAGCGCCGGCATAGTTGTCCAGATAGTCGGAGATAGCACCCAGACTCTCCTGCTGGGCGAAGATGATATCGGCGTAAAGCTCTGGGCTTTGAGCAAACAAGCGACCGACCATGGCCAACTCCAGCCGGTAAATCGGCGAGCTGAACTGCAGCAGACTATCGAGATCGGCCTGCTCCCGGCACAAGTTGAGGCCATAGACAAAGCTGGAGAAGTGGCGCATCGCCTGCACCAGTTGCATCGCCTTATCATGCTTACCGGCATCCGCTTCCACCAGCCGTGCTCCCCAGATAGCTATCTGCTCCAGCAGCCAGGCATAGGCCTCACTCTGCCGGCCATGGCACACTACGACAACCTGCTTGGCGAGGCTGCCCACATCCGGGCCAAACATGGGATGAAGCCCCACCACAGGTCCGCTGTGGGCCTCGAGCATGGCTTGCAGCGGCTCCGACTTTATCGAGGTCAGATCCGCAAGAATGCAATCCTTGGGCAAGCCTTGTAAACGGGAGCGAATAAGCTCACAGGTAATGGCAATCGGCACAGTGACCAATACCAGACCGGCCCCGTCGAGGATAGCATCGGCATTATCCCAATCATCTTTATCGAGCAGATGTACTGGATAGCCTGAGAGCGTCAGCATCTGGGCAAACAGAGTGCCCAACTGGCCACGACCGCCAATGATCACCACCTTGTTGATATCCGGGTTCACCTGCTTGAAACCCACATCCTTCTCGTTGAGATAGGATTCCCGCATCAAGCGCCGGAGCACATCTTCTATCAACTGCGGCGATACCCCCAGACTTTCGGCTTCTGCACGGCGCTTGGCCAACATGGCGGCCTCCCGCTGCGGTGCATAGATGGGCAGGCCGGCGTTGTGTTTGACCGCGCCGACCTGGGCCACCAAATCCAGCCGCTGACGCAGCAACTTGAGTAACTCTTGGTCGACGCCGTCAATCAGTCCGCGTAACTTTTCCAGCTCTGTCGTGGTTTTCTCACTCATCTCAAATCTTCC contains these protein-coding regions:
- the tyrA gene encoding bifunctional chorismate mutase/prephenate dehydrogenase → MSEKTTTELEKLRGLIDGVDQELLKLLRQRLDLVAQVGAVKHNAGLPIYAPQREAAMLAKRRAEAESLGVSPQLIEDVLRRLMRESYLNEKDVGFKQVNPDINKVVIIGGRGQLGTLFAQMLTLSGYPVHLLDKDDWDNADAILDGAGLVLVTVPIAITCELIRSRLQGLPKDCILADLTSIKSEPLQAMLEAHSGPVVGLHPMFGPDVGSLAKQVVVVCHGRQSEAYAWLLEQIAIWGARLVEADAGKHDKAMQLVQAMRHFSSFVYGLNLCREQADLDSLLQFSSPIYRLELAMVGRLFAQSPELYADIIFAQQESLGAISDYLDNYAGALAMLKAGDRDGFVRQFREVAEWFGDFAPQFRSESRSMLQSVNDMKSH